In the Bacteroidales bacterium genome, one interval contains:
- a CDS encoding tetratricopeptide repeat protein yields the protein MGEEFEFYSEEILKEMVERFQTMLKTNDLFFFDIDELSAIIDYYFENGDMVLLEKALYFSLEQYPGNYEFLLKKAQYYALSNQAEKGLDLLDELGNIGDSDFYMTKGSLLSQLQHYREAIEEFTHALNQNHDLIEVYSNIAFEYENLEQYDKALSYLSKVLELEPDNDQTLSEIGLCYEMANRSKEAITFFNKFIDDYPYSKGAWFNLAISHSSVGENEKAIDAYEYVLAIDNEYASAWFNIANIYFSTGDFNQAIIYYSEAIKREDPDVVSYYFLGEAYEQNEMLNDALKNYKKAVSVNVSFIEAYIGLARTYFKLGDLESAYENLAKATVIDEPMPLFWNLRAARLHEQGYGQLARFLTNHLIKINPEDSAYYINKALLSVFDDDYTEALNVITEGLDKVKKNNQKALLFYFKGMFQLLAGNEKKGLADFEFAILLDKKEFENPLLQSELSSVENSALDNLFERYNLKRNNL from the coding sequence ATGGGAGAAGAATTTGAATTTTATTCAGAAGAGATTCTAAAAGAAATGGTTGAGCGTTTTCAGACAATGTTAAAGACGAATGACTTATTCTTTTTTGATATTGATGAACTATCTGCTATTATTGATTATTACTTTGAAAATGGAGATATGGTTCTTTTGGAAAAAGCACTCTATTTTTCTCTTGAGCAATATCCCGGAAATTACGAATTTCTGTTGAAAAAAGCACAGTATTATGCTTTATCAAATCAAGCCGAAAAAGGTTTGGACTTACTCGATGAGCTAGGGAATATAGGTGATTCTGATTTTTATATGACTAAAGGTTCCTTATTAAGTCAATTGCAACATTATCGCGAAGCTATTGAAGAATTTACACATGCTCTAAATCAAAACCACGATTTGATAGAAGTGTATTCTAATATTGCATTTGAATACGAAAATTTAGAACAATACGACAAAGCTTTATCGTATTTATCAAAAGTATTAGAGTTGGAGCCTGATAATGATCAGACTTTAAGTGAAATTGGTCTTTGTTACGAAATGGCAAATCGTTCAAAAGAGGCAATCACTTTTTTTAATAAATTTATAGATGACTATCCATACAGTAAAGGAGCCTGGTTTAATCTCGCTATTTCCCATAGTTCTGTTGGAGAAAACGAAAAAGCCATAGATGCTTACGAATATGTATTAGCTATTGATAACGAATATGCTTCTGCTTGGTTTAATATTGCCAATATTTATTTTAGTACTGGCGATTTCAATCAAGCTATTATTTATTATTCAGAAGCTATTAAAAGGGAAGACCCTGATGTGGTCTCTTATTATTTTTTAGGCGAAGCTTATGAGCAAAATGAAATGCTGAATGATGCTCTGAAAAATTATAAAAAGGCAGTTTCGGTAAATGTTAGTTTTATAGAAGCATATATAGGTTTAGCTCGTACTTATTTTAAATTGGGCGATTTAGAATCTGCTTATGAAAATTTGGCTAAAGCCACGGTAATAGATGAGCCTATGCCGTTGTTTTGGAATCTCAGGGCTGCCAGATTACACGAACAAGGATATGGGCAATTAGCTCGTTTTCTAACTAATCACCTTATTAAAATTAATCCTGAAGATTCTGCTTATTATATCAATAAAGCCTTGTTAAGTGTGTTTGATGATGATTATACCGAAGCTTTAAATGTAATAACAGAAGGTCTTGATAAAGTAAAGAAGAATAATCAAAAAGCATTACTGTTTTATTTTAAAGGGATGTTCCAACTGCTTGCCGGTAATGAGAAAAAAGGCTTGGCTGATTTTGAATTTGCTATATTGTTAGATAAAAAAGAATTTGAGAACCCACTTTTACAAAGTGAGCTGAGTTCAGTAGAAAATTCTGCTTTAGATAACCTCTTTGAACGATATAATCTTAAGAGAAATAATTTATAG